The Calothrix sp. PCC 7507 DNA segment TAATCACCGGATAGCCTTGGATAGGACGAGCCACATTCAAAGGGCCTCGCACTGAAAAATGTTCACCTTTGTGGTTAGGAACGTGCAGCTTGTCAGGATCAAAGTAAACGCCTGACTCTTTATCCCGTAAAAAAGCATCATCTTCCCAGCTATCCCAGAGTTTGGTAACCACATCCACAAACTCTTTAGCCCGTTCATAGCGCAATGTATGTTCCATGTGGTTTTCCCGGTTGAAGTTCAGGGCTTCGGCTTCTGTAGCAGAAGTCACGAGATTCCAACCAGCGCGACCATTACTGAGATAATCTAAAGACGCAAACTTGCGGGCGAGGTGAAAAGGTTCGTTATAAGTCGTTGATACCGTCGCCGTCAACCCAATATTTTCCGTCACTACAGACAGCGCCGACAGCAAAGTCAGAGGTTCAAAATGTACCAGCTTACCGTTGCGGCTCAAAACCTCAGATGTTTGATCTCTGTCGCGAATAGCCACTCCATCAGCCAGGAAAATCATATCAAATTTCCCTCGTTCTGCTGTTTGCGCCAACCGCTTGTAATGCTTAAAGCTCAATCCAGCCCCAGCCTCAGCATCAGGGTGTCGCCACGATGCCAAATGATGCCCAGAACTCGGTAAAAATGCACCCAGTCTTAATTGCTTTTTTTTCATACTCAATTTCTTTCTCCAGTTTCAACGAAGAGGTGTGAGGAGATGTGGTTCGACTGCGCTCACCAACCGGGTGATGAGGGTGATGAGAAAGTAAATTTCCCCATTCCTGAGATATTGCACCAGTTTCAACAATGCATTTTTTTGTAGGGTGGGCACTGCCCACCTTGATCTGAAACACTGATGTTTTCGTTGGTGGGCATTGCCCACCCTACGGTTATTGACAATGCTGCAAGATATCAGATTCCCCAATGCCCTAATAAAGCGATGCCAAGACTTTATCGGCAGCCGCACGGAATGCTGTCGCCGCACCGGCGCTCATATCACGGGGGGCACAGATGCGATTTCGCACATAAGCCAGGGTGATGGCTCCCACCGCAGCAGTGCTAGGATCGGCATTGTCCTTACCGCCTATACGTCCCCATGGTAAAGGTGCGCCATTGCCATTAATTAGATAGTCGGCTAGTAGTCGCAGGTGAAAATCAACCGCTTCTTTAACGGCTGTTGTATCTCCATCTTTCGCCAAAGCTTGCACCCCGGAGTTTTTCAGGATGTCCCCGATCGCCACTTCTCGGTTATCGCTCAATCTCTCCGCAGCTTCCGCCCGAAATTGGATTTCTTGGCTGGCTGCAGGATCTGGTGGTAAGGGATTGCCAATTGGTTCTACTCCCCATCTACGACGCAAAAGTAAATTATTGGTAGCGTCATCCGATTTGACTCGCTGATAGGCGGGACGCTGTTTGAGTGCTTCAAACCAAGCGTTAATCCGAGGATAGCGGGGATTACCTTTGAGGTGATATCCCCTGTACACGGGTAGGTTAGCCGCCAATCTATCTAGGTGGGGACTATAGGTAATGTCTACCACACTAAATGTTGACAAAAAGTAGGGGCCTGGATACTTTCCTAATAGTTGCTCCAGTTCATCTAATTTCGCTTCAAAAGCTGCCTGTAAACTGGCTAATTCATCAGGATTTTCTGGTGGTTGTCTGAGGAATTGATAGGCAGTATTCCTAATACCATTGGTTTCGGCTTCGTCTAACCATTGTCTAGCAACCGCGTTTTCTGCTGGGTCTTCTGGAAGCAAGCTAGGGCTATATTTTGCTTCTAATGCTAACAGAATATCTTTGGATTCATAAACTAACTCTCCCTCAATCTTGGCTGCAGGTACAAGGGTTGTAGGAACTAAATCGGTGTACCATTTTGGCTTGTTAGTTAAATCGATAAACTCCGTTGCAAAGGGAATTTGTTTTTCTTCCAATGCAAACCAAACCCGCTCACAAAAAG contains these protein-coding regions:
- a CDS encoding glutathione S-transferase family protein — encoded protein: MSIQETLSSWDQLLEIARQNTPARRVRRPGQAPSTAPIPSSLDKLAPGTEPPVLLYRDTNSWCPFCERVWFALEEKQIPFATEFIDLTNKPKWYTDLVPTTLVPAAKIEGELVYESKDILLALEAKYSPSLLPEDPAENAVARQWLDEAETNGIRNTAYQFLRQPPENPDELASLQAAFEAKLDELEQLLGKYPGPYFLSTFSVVDITYSPHLDRLAANLPVYRGYHLKGNPRYPRINAWFEALKQRPAYQRVKSDDATNNLLLRRRWGVEPIGNPLPPDPAASQEIQFRAEAAERLSDNREVAIGDILKNSGVQALAKDGDTTAVKEAVDFHLRLLADYLINGNGAPLPWGRIGGKDNADPSTAAVGAITLAYVRNRICAPRDMSAGAATAFRAAADKVLASLY